The Caloenas nicobarica isolate bCalNic1 chromosome 15, bCalNic1.hap1, whole genome shotgun sequence genome includes a region encoding these proteins:
- the NCOA6 gene encoding nuclear receptor coactivator 6 isoform X4, whose amino-acid sequence MVLDDLPNLKDTYASLYSSAMEDLEVDFDSGLEEDELKEDAAPEDSTIFVAFKGNIGDRDFEQKLDIILENVPGLLHMESNKLKLQKIEPWNSVRVTFNIPREAAERLRILAQNNNQQLRDLGILSVQIEGEGAINLALAQSRSQDVRINGPLGAGSAVRVETAFPMQGGQGLIRMSNAAAVMMSQGGNVPSSMVAAGAGAELQTRTPRPSSQPDAMDPLLSGLNIQQQNHPSGSLAPQLHSMQSVPLNRQMNSANFQQLQQQTQLQTRPPQPHQQPQQGIRPSFTSPAQVPVPPGWNQLPSGALQPPPTQGALGTLTVNQGWKKAPLPGQMQQQLQARPSLATVQTPTHPPPPYPFGSQQASQAHSNFPQMSNPGQFTAPQMKSLQGGPSRVPTPLQQPHLTNKSPASSPSSFQQGSPASSPTVNQPQQQMGPRPPQSSTLPQGFQQPVSSPSRNPMVQQGNVPPNFMVMQQQNQGAQGLHPGLGGMPKRLPPGFPAGQPSQSFLQGQVPSTAPGTPVNSGAPQLQTSQNVQHTGGQGSGPPQNQMQAPHGPPNMMQTNLMGLHGNMNNQQAGASGVSQVNMGNIQGQPQQGPQSQLMGMHQQIVSSQGQMVNIQAQGSLNPQNQMILSRTQLMPQGQMMVTPQNQNLGPSPQRMTPPKQMIPQQGQQMMSTHNQMMGPQGQVLLQQNSMMEQMMTTQMQGNKQPFSTQNQSNVMTGPAQLMRGPTPNMQGNMVQFTGQMMAQQGPVNGNPSQVMGIQGQVLRPTGPGPHISQQLGDTTTTTNNDVNLAQMLPDVPVQQPNMVPSHMQAMQGNNSASGSHFSGHGLPFNTGFSGTPNGNQISCGQNPVFPVNKDVTLTSPLLVNLLQSDISAGHFGVNNKQNNQNANKPKKKKPPRKKKNNQQLEQTTSSEPRPAGLEESDQSSMSGEQGMNLDNSGPKLPDFASRPPGYPSQPVEQRPLQQMPPQLMPHTQQPQQQPQPPPQQGQAPPQTPQQQQQQMMMMLMMQQDPKSVRLPVPQGVHPPRGPVNPDAQRMPMQQSGNMPVMVNLQGPGSVPPSPDKQRISLPGNLPLGNNARKMVYQDNVQNPSSSPLREVSSVSSLPEGGGAEGPPASGAQNNLTSHLVVSQNQLMMTGPKPGPSPLSTAQGASPQQQSNSLPTALTHHFPNVATPSQTSRPKTPNRASPRPYYPQTPNNRPPSTEPSEISLSPERLNASIAGLFPPQINIPLPPRPNLNRGFDQQGLNPTTLKAIGQAPSNLTINNQSSFAAPQSHKLEGVVINSGKQTNSGGTKRASPSNSRRSSPGSSRKTTPSPGRQNSKAAKLSLTTQQNPSLLQNMELQRNMMAGPSSLPTPVTTSFQNNNMLSNQNPTVSVPAVTGIPEDNKDSLSVPQDNECQSAQGVQGNKDQTSIELKSVPAPEMKMLVPEEQSKKDGQTLDTSKLPVLEESKTMVSPAMREAPTSLSQLLDNSGAPNVTIKPPGLTGLEMAPIVTTGEELKKIAVVPPLQDSSSSKETSNSLSLPQNNEPCSNSGHQELGEINSNVAQSVPPVMQRPVSSSSISGPLPPNQITVFVTSNPITSSANTSAPLPSHLQPALVSTVVTMPNVGNKVMVSEGQSAVQSNTRPQFITPVFINSSSIIQVMKGSQSSPIPTAPMTSSSSLMPQSVAVVGPLHIPQNIKFSSGPAPPSTSSGSPAPSVPTSRPLVLNPLAPPVQLPSPTTTSANVPSHLPAQQVKDFSPEETSQTGGPSEPCSVTAAQPGPGVAPLLTSSPGSGNRRSPVSSSKGKGKVDKIGQLLLTKACKKVTGSLEKGEEQYALDGEAEGQGLEMSVPSSLGAEQSPAELDNKTATPPSPSLTKQSTSGPGNASVGVSPAAAAPAASPGVSTSTPPPPPLPPPPAPAPPAPPAPAPSAPAVPAPAVPDAAPAAPSTNGSDHGGVPAEQTAAGVAEEKAGAHQELLQSAASSQHLTQKKSSVATSESTVQRTELETNAPVVAGQRNECQCNAVKKKKIQVNYCMET is encoded by the exons aatCCAACAAGTTAAAGCTGCAGAAGATAGAGCCATGGAACAGCGTCCGCGTCACCTTCAACATACCCCGGGAAGCTGCCGAGCGGCTGCGAATTCTGGCTCAGAATAACAACCAACAGCTTCGAGACCTGGGGATTCTCTCAGTTCAGATTGAAG GGGAAGGTGCCATCAACTTGGCGTTGGCTCAGAGCAGGAGCCAGGACGTGCGGATCAACGGGCCCCTGGGGGCCGGCAGCGCCGTGCGCGTGGAAACCGCGTTTCCCATGCAAGGGGGACAAG gtttaATAAGAATGAGCAATGCTGCAGCTGTCATGATGTCCCAGGGTGGAAACGTGCCCTCCTCAAtggtggctgctggtgctggtgctgagctgcagacAAGAACACCTCGGCCTTCCTCGCAGCCAG ATGCAATGGACCCACTCTTATCTGGGCTAAATATCCAGCAGCAAAATCATCCATCTGGATCTTTAGCTCCCCAGCTCCATTCAATGCAGTCAGTTCCTCTAAACAGGCAGATGAACTCAGCCAACTTTCAGCAGCTACAGCAGCAAACGCAGTTGCAGACGCGTCCTCCCCAGCCACAtcagcagccacagcagggTATTCGACCTTCCTTTACTTCACCAGCACAGGTTCCAGTTCCCCCTGGCTGGAACCAGCTTCCTTCTGGAGCACTTCAGCCTCCTCCGACCCAGGGAGCATTGGGTACATTGACAGTAAACCAGGGTTGGAAAAAGGCCCCGTTGCCTGGACAAATGCAGCAGCAACTTCAAGCAAGACCATCTCTAGCAACAGTACAAACTCCTACTCATCCTCCACCTCCATATCCTTTTGGAAGCCAGCAAGCTTCCCAGGCTCACTCAAACTTTCCCCAAATGAGCAATCCTGGCCAGTTTACTGCTCCTCAAATGAAAAGCCTTCAGGGAGGGCCCTCACGGGTTCCTACGCCACTACAACAGCCCCACCTGACCAACAAGTCTCctgcttcctctccctcctccttccagcaggGATCTCCTGCATCATCTCCAACAGTTAACCAGCCGCAGCAGCAGATGGGACCAAGGCCTCCCCAGAGTAGCACGCTTCCCCAGGGATTCCAGCAGCCTGTCAGTTCTCCCAGTCGTAATCCTATGGTGCAACAGGGGAACGTACCCCCCAACTTCATGGTgatgcagcagcaaaaccaaggTGCACAAGGTTTACACCCTGGTTTAGGAG GAATGCCCAAGCGCCTCCCGCCGGGGTTCCCCGCGGGCCAGCCCAGCCAGAGCTTCCTGCAGGGCCAGgtcccctccacagcccccGGGACGCCGGTGAACAGCGGAGCCCCGCAGCTGCAAACCAGCCAAAACGTGCAGCACACAG gtggCCAAGGATCTGGACCTCCTCAAAATCAGATGCAAGCACCACATGGCCCACCCAATATGATGCAGACCAATCTAATGGGACTTCATGGAAATATGAACAACCAGCAGGCTGGTGCTAGTGGGGTGTCGCAGGTGAACATGGGCAACATCCAGGGACAGCCGCAGCAAGGACCACAGTCTCAGCTCATGGGCATGCACCAGCAAATTGTGTCTTCTCAAGGACAGATGGTGAACATTCAGGCTCAGGGATCGCTGAACCCTCAAAACCAGATGATACTTTCTCGAACTCAGCTCATGCCACAAGGCCAAATGATGGTgacaccacaaaaccaaaatcttggTCCTTCTCCCCAAAGGATGACCCCACCCAAACAGATGATTCCCCAGCAGGGACAACAGATGATGTCTACACACAATCAGATGATGGGACCTCAGGGCCAGGTCTTGTTACAGCAAAACTCGATGATGGAACAGATGATGACCACTCAGATGCAAGGAAATAAACAGCCTTTTAGTACGCAAAACCAGTCCAATGTTATGACGGGGCCAGCTCAACTGATGAGAGGACCAACCCCAAACATGCAAGGAAACATGGTGCAGTTCACTGGGCAGATGATGGCTCAGCAAGGCCCTGTGAATGGTAATCCTTCTCAGGTTATGGGAATTCAAGGGCAAGTTTTAAGACCCACTGGACCTGGTCCTCACATATCTCAGCAACTTGGGGATACTACGACTACAACAAACAACGATGTGAACTTGGCACAGATGTTACCTGATGTTCCTGTGCAGCAGCCAAACATGGTGCCTTCTCATATGCAAGCAATGCAAGGAAACAACAGTGCTTCAGGGAGTCATTTCTCTGGCCATGGGCTGCCTTTCAATACTGGGTTTAGTGGAACGCCAAATGGGAATCAGATTTCCTGTGGGCAGAATCCTGTTTTTCCCGTCAATAAAGATGTTACGCTCACGAGCCCGCTCTTGGTTAACCTTCTACAAAGCGATATATCGGCAGGACACTTTGGTGtgaacaacaaacaaaataatcagaATGCCAACAAGCCGAAAAAGAAGAAGcctccaaggaagaagaaaaataatcaacaaCTAGAACAAACAAC ttcttcagaACCACGTCCAGCTGGCCTGGAGGAGAGTGATCAGTCATCGATGTCTGGAGAACAAGGAATGAATTTAGATAATTCAGGCCCTAAACTTCCAGATTTTGCAAGTAGGCCACCAG GTTATCCATCTCAGCCAGTGGAACAAAGGCCACTTCAGCAGATGCCGCCTCAACTCATGCCACACAcgcagcagccgcagcagcagccgcagccaCCGCCACAGCAAGGCCAGGCCCCGCCACAAAcaccgcagcagcagcagcagcagatgatgATGATGCTCATGATGCAGCAGGATCCCAAGTCGGTCAGGCTGCCTGTTCCGCAGGGAGTTCACCCACCCAGAGGGCCTGTGAATCCAGACGCTCAGCGAATGCCGATGCAGCAGAGCGGCAACATGCCGGTAATGGTTAACCTCCAAGGTCCAGGGTCGGTGCCTCCGTCTCCTGATAAGCAACGAATTTCCTTGCCGGGCAATCTTCCTCTGGGaaataatgcaagaaaaatggTTTATCAAGATAATGTACAGAATCCTTCTAGCTCACCCCTCAGAGAGGTTTCATCAGTATCCTCCCTTCCCGAAGGAGGTGGAGCTGAAGGCCCCCCAGCATCAGGAGCTCAGAATAACTTGACATCTCATTTAGTAGTTTCACAGAACCAATTAATGATGACAGGACCCAAGCCGGGACCATCCCCACTTTCAACTGCCCAAGGCGCAAGTCCCCAGCAGCAGTCTAATTCTCTGCCTACTGCTCTTACGCACCATTTTCCAAATGTTGCCACCCCATCACAAACTTCAAGGCCTAAAACGCCAAACAGAGCAAGCCCAAGACCATACTATCCTCAGACTCCTAATAACCGTCCACCTAGCACAGAACCATCAGAAATCAGTTTGTCTCCAGAGAGACTCAATGCTTCTATAGCTGGTCTGTTCCCTCCCCAGATTAATATTCCTTTACCTCCCAGGCCTAATCTCAATAGAGGATTTGATCAGCAGGGTCTTAATCCCACTACTTTGAAGGCCATTGGACAAGCCCCGTCAAACCTCACAATTAACAATCAGTCTAGTTTTGCTGCTCCACAGTCACACAAATTGGAAGGTGTTGTCATCAATTCAGGCAAACAAACCAACAGTGGAGGAACAAAGAGAGCGAGTCCAAGCAATAGTCGAAGGTCCAGTCCTGGATCCAGTAGGAAAACTACACCAAGCCCTGGCAGACAGAATTCAAAAGCAGCTAAATTATCATTGACAACTCAGCAGAATCCATCTCTCTTGCAGAACATGGAATTACAAAGAAATATGATGGCTGGTCCCTCTTCTTTGCCAACACCTGTGACTacaagttttcaaaataataacaTGCTAAGTAATCAGAATCCTACAGTTTCTGTACCTGCTGTAACAGGGATTCCTGAAGACAATAAGGACAGCCTTAGTGTGCCTCAAGATAATGAGTGTCAAAGTGCACAAGGTGTCCAAGGTAACAAAGACCAGACCAGTATTGAACTAAAAAGTGTCCCTGctccagaaatgaaaatgttggtTCCAGAAGAACAGTCAAAAAAAGACGGGCAGACCTTAGACACCAGTAAGCTTCCAGTCTTGGAGGAAAGTAAAACCATGGTATCTCCAGCCATGAGGGAGGCACCAACTTCTTTAAGTCAACTTCTTGATAATTCTGGAGCTCCTAATGTAACCATTAAGCCCCCTGGGCTGACTGGTCTTGAAATGGCACCGATAGTCACCACTGGTGAGGAGCTAAAGAAGATAGCTGTTGTTCCTCCACTGCAAGATTCATCCTCGAGCAAAGAGACATCTAATTCACTCAGCTTGCCTCAAAATAATGAGCCCTGTTCAAATTCAGGGCACCAGGAATTGGGAGAAATAAACTCAAACGTTGCTCAGAGTGTTCCTCCAGTAATGCAAAGGCCCGTCAGCTCTTCTTCTATATCAGGTCCTTTACCCCCCAACCAGATAACAGTCTTTGTAACTTCAAACCCTATTACATCCTCTGCTAATACATCAGCACCGTTGCCATCTCACTTGCAACCTGCATTAGTGTCGACTGTTGTCACAATGCCCAATGTAGGGAACAAAGTGATGGTTTCTGAGGGACAGTCAGCAGTTCAGTCGAACACCCGGCCACAGTTTATTACACCCGTTTTTATAAACTCATCATCAATAATTCAGGTTATGAAGGGCTCTCAATCAAGTCCGATTCCAACAGCCCCGATGACTTCTAGCTCTAGTCTAATGCCTCAGTCAGTGGCGGTTGTTGGTCCTTTGCATATACCGCAGAATATCAAGTTCTCTTCCGGGCCCGCTCCTCCCAGCACATCGTCCGGCAGCCCTGCTCCCAGTGTTCCCACCAGCAGGCCACTGGTTCTTAATCCCTTGGCACCTCCTgttcagctgccttctcccactACAACTTCTGCCAATGTTCCTTCACATCTTCCTGCTCAGCAAGTCAAAGACTTCAGCCCAGAGGAGACTTCTCAAACGGGTGGGCCGAGCGAGCCGTGCTCTGTCACAGCAGCGCAGCCTGGGCCTGGAGTTGCGCCTCTGCTTACGAGCAGTCCGGGATCTGGGAACAGGCGCAGTCCTGTTTCATCGAgtaagggaaagggaaaagtagACAAGATTGGCCAACTCTTGCTGACTAAAGCGTGCAAGAAAGTCACCGGCTCCCTTGAGAAAGGGGAAGAGCAATATGCTTTGGATGGAGAAGCAGAAGGTCAGGGACTAGAAATGTCAGTCCCAAGTAGTTTGGGAGCAGAGCAGTCACCAGCAGAACTGGATAATAAAACTGCAACTCCTCCATCACCCAGTCTTACAAAACAGAGCACTTCTGGGCCTGGCAACGCGAGTGTCGGCgtcagccctgcagctgctgctcctgccgcGTCCCCCGGTGTCTCCACAagcactcctcctcctcctcctcttcctcctcctcctgctcctgctcctcctgctcctcctgctcctgcccccagcGCCCCGGCTGTTCCTGCTCCCGCGGTCCCCGACGCGGCgcccgcagcccccagcactAATGGCAGCGACCACGGCGGCGTCCCGGCCGAGCAAACCGCGGCTGGCGTGGCCGAGGAAAAAGCAGGAGCGCATCAGGAACTGCTGCAAAGTGCAG CATCCTCTCAAcatttaacacagaaaaaaagttcagtTGCAACATCAGAAAGTACTGTTCAAAGAACAG aACTTGAAACAAATGCTCCAGTAGTTGCTGGTCAAAG AAACGAGTGCCAGTGCAATGCagtcaaaaagaagaaaatccaagTAAATTACTGCATGGAAACATGA